The Streptomyces sp. B3I8 nucleotide sequence TGGTCCACAGCCTGCCGCCCGGAAGGAACGGGGGCGGGGTGTCGAGGACGCGCTGCTGGTCGTGCGAGGCGGCCACCAGCGTCCAGTACAGCGGGAAGACGGAGCCCAGGCCGACGATCGTCAGGAAGACGTAGGTGAGGGGACCGCCCTTGAGCTGCTGGCCGGCGCCCATCTTGAAGCGGCTGCGGGCCGGGCCCGCGTCGGCGGGGCCCGTGGCCGGGGCCGGCCCCGGTACGGCGGTCTTGGTGGGACTTGTCGTGGTCATCGATGTCACTCCCGTCAGACCGCGCTCTTGCGCACGAATCGGCCGATGATCCAGTTGATCAGGGCGATGAGCAGCAGCAGGACGAGCATGGCCCAGGCGACGGCCGCGGCCGGGCCCAGGTGTCCGAGCTTCCAGCCGTAGTTGTAGAGGTAGATGCTCAGGGTCTCGTACTGGTGGTCGCTGCCGCCGACGGAACCCAGGGTGCCGCCCTGCAGCAGCAGCGGCTCACCGAACAACTGCATGGAACCGATCGTCGAGATGACGATGGTGAACAGGATCGTCGGCCGCAGCGAGGGGATGGTCACCTTGCGGAACTGCTGCCAGCGCGTCGCCCCGTCGATGGAGGCGGCCTCGTAGAGGTCGGTCGGCACGGCCTGCATGGCCGCCAGGTAGATCAGGGCGTTGTAGCCGGTCCAGCGCCAGATGATGATGACCGAGATGGCGATCTTGGACGTCCAGTGCCCGTTGCCCCAGTTGGTGTCGCTGGAGGCGCCGAAGAAGTGCAGCACCCAGTTGAGCAGGCCGCCGTCGGTCCGGAAGACCAGGGCGAAGACGAGGGCGGCGGTCGCGACCGAGGTGGCGTACGGGGTCAGGATCAGCGTCCGCCAGAAGGTGCTGGCGCGCAGCTTGTAGTTGAGCAGGTGGGCGAGGCCCAGCGCGACCAGCAGCTGCGGGACGGTCGAGATGACGCCGATGACGAACGTGTTGGAGACGGCCGTCCAGAACTCCGAGTCCTGGAGGATCTTCGTGAAGTTGTCGAAGCCGACCCACTCGGACTGGTCGAGGGTGGTCATCTCCACCCGGTGCAGTGCTATCCAGCCGGTGTAGAGGAGCGGGTAGAGGCCGAAGGCGCCGAAGATCAGGAAGAAGGGCGCGATGTAGGCGTACGGCGACGCCTTGTCGTCGAAGCGCCACAGGCGGGAGCGCCACGCGCTGCGTTCCTTCGACACTGTGCCGGAGCCGCCGGGCGGCGGGCTGACGGCGCCCTGTGTGGGGGTTGTCGTTGCCACGGAGGGAGTCCTTCCCTGGGAGGTTGCGGCGGGTAGGGGGCGGGAGGCGCGTGCACGGGCGACCGTCCCGCCGCTCCCTGCGCTGTTCGGTACGGTATCGAGCCGCCCGCGCCGCGGCCCGACGTACGTGTGTGCGGAACCCTGGGGTTCCGCTGAGGGACCGGATCCGGCGGACGGGACCGGAGATCGGGTGTCGCTCCCGGCTCCGCCCTGTGGACGGGGCCGGATCGGGCGCGACCGGATCGGGCGCGACCGCCGGGGGCCGGCCCGTCGTACCGGCACCGTTCCCCCGTGCCGGTGCCGGTACGACGGGCCCGCACCCGGTGCGGTTCTTACCCGGACCCTGTGCGGATCCGGGTCTGCGAACCAGGTGCACCCCTCACCGGGGCACGCACCCGGCCGGCGGGTGAGCGCCGGCCCGGTGACGCGGGTGCCGTCGGCGGCCGAGGCCGCCGGTGCGGTGCGGACAGCCCCTGGGAGCCACCCGCACCGCCGGGGTTCAGCCGATCGCCTTGTCGATGTTCTGGGTCGCGGCCTTCCAAGCGTCGTCCGGCTTGGTGTTGCGCTGCTCCATGTTGTTGATCTGCGTGGAGATCGCGTCCTTGATCACGCCGTCCTTCGCACCGAGCACCGCCTCGGGGATGGACTTGGCCTCCTCGGCGTAGATCTGGCCGATCGGGGCGTTGTTGAAGTACGGCAGCTTCGCGTCCTTCACGTCGGCGAGCTCGTACGCACCCGTGTTCGACGGGAAGACGCCGATGGTCTTGAACACCTTGGCCTGCTGCTCGGGCGCGGTCAGCCACTTGACCAGCTCCTGCGCCTCCTTCACGTGGTTGCCGCTCTTCGGCACCGCGAGGAAGGAGCCACCCCAGTTGGCGGCGGAGTCGCCGGGCGCCCGGGCGATGTCCCACTTGCCCTTGTAGTTGTCACCCGAGTTGACGGAGATCTGGGCCGCCATCCACGCCGGGCAGGCCACCGTGGCGATGGTGCCCTTGCGCAGCGCCGTGGTCCACGGGTCCTGGAACTCGGCCAGGCCCTGGCTCAGCTTCTTGGACGCGGCGTCGGCGGCGAGATTCCAGCCCTTCTTGACCGACGCGCTGTCCTTGTAGACCGGCTTGCCGCTGGCGTCGTAGTACTGCTCCGAGGAGGAGGCGACCACCGCGTTGTACATCGCGCTGGCGGAGTCCATGAAGTAGGTCCCGGAGGGGGCCTTCTTCTTGTACTGCTCACCGAGCTTGATGTAGTCCTCCCAGCCGCCCTTGACCGCCTTGGCGACGGCGTCGCGGTCGGACGGCAGCCCCGCCTTCTCGAACAGGTCGCGGCGGTAGCAGAGCGACATCGGACCGATGTCGGTGCCGGCGCCGATCACCGTGCCGTCCTTGGCGGTGGCCTGCTTCTCCTTCCAGGAGACCCAGTCCTTGACGTCGATGACCTTGCTGAGGTCCTGGAACTTGGCCGCCTGGGTGTCGACGACCTCCTTGATGCGGCCGACCTCGATACCCGTGACGTCCGCCAGGCCACTGCCCGCGTTCAGCTGCTGAAGCAGCTTCGGGTAGTAGTCCTGCTCGTCGGCGGTCGTCTCTTCCTTGACCGTGATGTTCGGGTGCAGCTTGTGGTACTCGTCGAACAGCTTGGCTTCCTTGTAGCCGAACTGCCCGAAGTCCGCGAGCTTGAGGGTGATGTTCCCGTTGGAGTCCGAGCTGTCCGAGTCGTCGCTGCTGCAGCCGGTCAGCAGCAGCGCGGAGGCGGTAAGAACCGTGGTGGTCACGGCCGCTGCTCTGCGGCCTCGACCGCCGCCGGTACGGGTGATGCGCATTCCACTACTCCTTGTTCCAGTGGGGAACGGGACCTCAGGAATCGGGCCGCCGGGGACCCGGCGGCCCGGACCTGCCCTCTCGGTTCGAGCAGCGGCCAGTTCACAACACGGGTTGTGCGGTGAAAAGATGCTGGTCAACAGTGGGTGTTGCGAGGCGGAGGGAAGGGCCTTCGGTGTTCTGGTCCACACGGGAGTAACCCCCCGAGTACCCGTGGGACCGCTCCCACGCGGCATGCCGGAAGACTCGTTCCTGTGAGCCCCAGTGTCAAGACTTGAAAACGGCGTCGTTGCGCAAGCGTGTTGTAGGCGTCACGTTTACGTGTCGTGACGGCACGTGTAACCAGCGCGACATACGGCCGTCACACGCCGGATCCCCGCAGGTCAACGGCGCGTTCGCGGACCCGTCCGCAGGCCCGGTGCGGCCCGCGGGGACGGTTTCGGAAAATTCTGGGTCAGAATGAGGCCGACCCCCCACTGATCGCCGAGAGGTGAACGATGAGACCTGCCGACCCGCCGGCCAGGAACGCGGACGTCCGGCGCCCCACCCTCAACGCCGTGGCCGCGCTCGCCGGTGTCGGGCGGGGCACCGTCTCCCGGGTGATCAACGGCTCCCCCAAGGTGAGCGACCGTTCCCGGGCCGCCGTGCAGCGGGCCATCGACGAACTCGGCTACATCCCCAACCGGGCCGCCCGCTCCCTGGTCACCCAGCGCACCGACTCCGTGGCGCTGGTCGTTCCCGAGGCGCAGAACCGGCTCTTCTCCGAGCCGTACTTCTCCGGGATCATCCGCGGGGTGTCCGCGGGCCTCGCCGGCGCGGGCATGCAGTTGCTGCTGGTCCTGGTGCGCGACGAGAAGGAGTACGCGCGCCTGGCCACGTACCTGTCCGCGCAACGGGTGGACGGCGTGCTGATGATGGCCGTGCACAGCGACGACACGCTTCCCGACCGGCTGGAGGAGCTGTCCGTGCCGACCGTGCTGGCCGGCCGGCGCGGCGACGGCGAACCGCTGGGGCACGTCCGCGCGGACAACGGGGGCGGGGCGCGCAGCGCGGTCGAACACCTGCTGGCGGGCGGCCGCCGGACGATCGGCACGATCACCGGCCCGCTGGACATGGACGTGGCGCGGGCCCGGCTCGACGGCTACCGGGGGGCACTGGAGAGCGCGGGACTCGAAGTCGACGACGACCTGGTCGTGCAGGGCGACTTCACCGAGGACGGCGGCCGCTGGGCCATGCGGGAGCTGCTGCGACGGCGGCCGGAGGTGGACGCGGTGTTCGCCGCGTCGGACGTGACGGCATCGGGGGCGGTGCTGGAACTGCGGGCGTCGGGACGGCGGGTACCGGACGACGTGGCGGTGATCGGGTTCGACGACTCCATCGTTGCGCGGCACATCGATCCGCCCCTCACCAGCGTGCGGCAGCCGCTGGAGGAGATGGGGCGCACGATGGCGCGGCTGCTGCTCGACGAGATCGAGCACCGGGGGGCGGGGCACCGCGGCGTCGTACTGCCGACGGAACTGGTGGTCCGGGAGTCGGCGTGAGGGGGGTTCCCTCGCCGACTTGGGGCTTGGGAGCCTCCGGCGGGGGCCGTGGCCGCGAGGGCAGCGCCTTCGGGGGGTGGGGCGCGCGCGGGATGGCGGGTGTGGGGCGCGCGGGATGGCGGGTGCGGGTGAGTGGGGCTTCTCGCGCCCACGCGGCGGAGCCGCATATCGACACTGCCCCGTGCCCCTGATCAGGGGCACGGGGAACTGCGCGGTCTTTTCGGGGTCCGGGGGCGGAGCCCCCCGGGGGGACGGGAAGGGCAGGGGCGGCGGGGGCGAGAAAAAACCCGTGGAGCCTCTCGTGAGGGCGCCCCGGCGGGACGCGGAGCCGTATCCCGCGCGCGGGGGTTTCCTCGTGGGAGCGCTCCCATGCATAATGGGCGACGCATCCGACCCGTGGGAGCGATTCCATGACCGAGCCGACACCCCCCGTGCGCTTCCCTCCCGCCTTCGTCTGGGGCGCGGCCACCTCCGCCTACCAGATCGAGGGAGCCGCGGCGGAGGACGGCCGTACGCCCTCCATCTGGGACACCTTCAGTCACACACCGGGGAAGACGGCCGGCGGCGACCACGGCGACATCGCCGTCGACCACTACCACCGCTACCGCGACGACGTGGCGCTGATGGCGGAGCTCGGCCTGTCCTCGTACCGCTTCTCCGTCTCGTGGTCCCGCGTGCAGCCCACCGGACGGGGTCCGGCGGTCCAGCGCGGGCTGGACTTCTACCGCCGCCTGGTGGACGAGCTGCTCTCCCACGGCATCAAGCCGGTTCTGACGCTGTACCACTGGGACCTGCCGCAGGAGTTGGAGGACGCGGGCGGCTGGCCGGAGCGGGAGACCGCCTACCGGTTCGCCGAGTACGCCGCGCTCCTCGG carries:
- a CDS encoding extracellular solute-binding protein; the encoded protein is MRITRTGGGRGRRAAAVTTTVLTASALLLTGCSSDDSDSSDSNGNITLKLADFGQFGYKEAKLFDEYHKLHPNITVKEETTADEQDYYPKLLQQLNAGSGLADVTGIEVGRIKEVVDTQAAKFQDLSKVIDVKDWVSWKEKQATAKDGTVIGAGTDIGPMSLCYRRDLFEKAGLPSDRDAVAKAVKGGWEDYIKLGEQYKKKAPSGTYFMDSASAMYNAVVASSSEQYYDASGKPVYKDSASVKKGWNLAADAASKKLSQGLAEFQDPWTTALRKGTIATVACPAWMAAQISVNSGDNYKGKWDIARAPGDSAANWGGSFLAVPKSGNHVKEAQELVKWLTAPEQQAKVFKTIGVFPSNTGAYELADVKDAKLPYFNNAPIGQIYAEEAKSIPEAVLGAKDGVIKDAISTQINNMEQRNTKPDDAWKAATQNIDKAIG
- a CDS encoding LacI family DNA-binding transcriptional regulator: MRPADPPARNADVRRPTLNAVAALAGVGRGTVSRVINGSPKVSDRSRAAVQRAIDELGYIPNRAARSLVTQRTDSVALVVPEAQNRLFSEPYFSGIIRGVSAGLAGAGMQLLLVLVRDEKEYARLATYLSAQRVDGVLMMAVHSDDTLPDRLEELSVPTVLAGRRGDGEPLGHVRADNGGGARSAVEHLLAGGRRTIGTITGPLDMDVARARLDGYRGALESAGLEVDDDLVVQGDFTEDGGRWAMRELLRRRPEVDAVFAASDVTASGAVLELRASGRRVPDDVAVIGFDDSIVARHIDPPLTSVRQPLEEMGRTMARLLLDEIEHRGAGHRGVVLPTELVVRESA
- a CDS encoding carbohydrate ABC transporter permease, translating into MATTTPTQGAVSPPPGGSGTVSKERSAWRSRLWRFDDKASPYAYIAPFFLIFGAFGLYPLLYTGWIALHRVEMTTLDQSEWVGFDNFTKILQDSEFWTAVSNTFVIGVISTVPQLLVALGLAHLLNYKLRASTFWRTLILTPYATSVATAALVFALVFRTDGGLLNWVLHFFGASSDTNWGNGHWTSKIAISVIIIWRWTGYNALIYLAAMQAVPTDLYEAASIDGATRWQQFRKVTIPSLRPTILFTIVISTIGSMQLFGEPLLLQGGTLGSVGGSDHQYETLSIYLYNYGWKLGHLGPAAAVAWAMLVLLLLIALINWIIGRFVRKSAV